A single Lactuca sativa cultivar Salinas chromosome 8, Lsat_Salinas_v11, whole genome shotgun sequence DNA region contains:
- the LOC111893259 gene encoding uncharacterized protein LOC111893259, with the protein MTGSEGSSKTKPTYKIFGITNIKSYVPLLLDLDHMNYDSWKELFKTHCIVYSVYGHLDGLFLKADEPPWEEVDNIVKQWMYGTLTQPLLQTILKPDATAAQVWKFIEDIFLENKESKAIELDDELRSITIGDSKIV; encoded by the coding sequence ATGACTGGCTCAGAAGGCTCTTCCAAAACCAAACCCACTTATAAAATTTTTGGCATCACAAACATAAAGTCATATGTCCCTCTTCTACTTGATCTTGATCACATGAATTATGATTCATGGAAAGAATTATTCAAGACCCATTGCATTGTGTATTCCGTCTATGGTCATCTTGATGGTTTATTTCTCAAAGCCGATGAACCTCCGTGGGAAGAAGTTGATAATATTGTAAAACAATGGATGTATGGCACTCTCACTCAGCCTCTCCTTCAAACCATTCTCAAACCTGATGCTACAGCAGCCCAAGTCTGGAAGTTTATTGAAGATATTTTCCTTGAAAACAAAGAATCCAAAGCCATAGAACTTGATGATGAACTTCGTTCAATTACTATTGGTGACTCAAAGATCGTTTAA